One region of Microvirgula aerodenitrificans DSM 15089 genomic DNA includes:
- a CDS encoding chaperone modulator CbpM yields MHDEDILIGSLVEDTWLTLEQVAGACAVEPQWLLRHIEEGLFPHAESVAGVWRFSTVSILRARRMRQLERDFDAVPELAALMADLLEEMDALRIRARAAGLC; encoded by the coding sequence ATGCACGATGAAGACATCCTGATAGGCAGTCTGGTGGAAGACACCTGGCTTACGCTGGAGCAGGTCGCCGGTGCCTGCGCAGTGGAGCCGCAATGGCTGCTGCGCCATATCGAGGAAGGCCTGTTTCCACATGCCGAAAGCGTGGCCGGCGTATGGCGTTTCTCGACCGTTTCCATCCTGCGTGCCCGCCGCATGCGGCAACTGGAACGCGATTTCGACGCGGTGCCGGAGCTGGCGGCGCTGATGGCCGACCTGCTGGAAGAAATGGATGCGCTGCGCATCCGGGCACGGGCCGCCGGGCTGTGCTGA
- a CDS encoding M61 family metallopeptidase, which yields MKYTVSLNPGRHEMAVELSLSGPCARGDIPLNIPTWVPGDYSFDTYARDLFDLRAVNPQTGAALAVERNGWQGFVVRGAGGAATITYTASAYCTDFGEPCGILDDEYAILLGTRYLFTPLHSGPCQVRYLLPDGWTRIHHPSGARALADNTWEYPDYEILLDTPVALGKFDLIEKTVHGTPIYSLFVDRGIGFPQKAEAFASQLAEVARQCFAIFGSFPFSDYTFIMSLNPDAEWGLEHLTSTMCGLGPSVFILPDQTAHGVRVCAHEMFHAWNVRRLRPAPLKDLQHQLSCGCFTEGLWVAEGFTRYYEYLLSTRAGAYTPGQFFSAVMGYYNHLTVQPAYQRVSGVDSSLATYLNHSKYAGRVNNSIDYYDKGMLIAFEADVALRLRAGSSLDEAFSAFYREYVDGGPGYPGYTTGDVIAFFESRLPGLGAQMEAGAAHPGGLAVPRFLENLGFRLEATPGNYLGLVFLNDLGPTIYNVADTSPAGQSGIAAGDEITAIDGYAFSGDALKWVAAQTAPVTLTVRRGHRLLSFTLAPVPLEPVLFTSMRWQGSAGQAAQIASWLGQAFDPGQGELFSFDFYENFHGIETMI from the coding sequence GTGAAATACACCGTCAGCCTGAACCCCGGCCGGCACGAGATGGCAGTGGAGCTCTCCCTGAGCGGGCCGTGCGCCCGGGGCGATATCCCGCTCAATATCCCCACCTGGGTGCCCGGCGATTACAGCTTTGACACCTACGCCCGCGATCTCTTCGACCTGCGTGCCGTCAATCCGCAAACCGGCGCGGCCCTTGCCGTCGAACGCAATGGCTGGCAGGGCTTCGTGGTGCGGGGCGCCGGCGGCGCCGCCACCATCACTTACACGGCCAGCGCCTATTGCACTGATTTTGGCGAGCCCTGCGGCATCCTCGACGACGAGTACGCCATCCTGCTGGGCACCCGCTATCTGTTCACCCCCCTGCATTCGGGGCCTTGCCAGGTCCGCTATCTGCTGCCGGATGGCTGGACCCGCATCCACCATCCGTCCGGGGCCAGGGCGCTGGCGGACAACACCTGGGAATATCCCGACTACGAAATCCTGCTCGATACCCCGGTCGCCCTCGGCAAGTTCGACCTGATCGAGAAGACGGTGCACGGCACACCCATCTACAGCCTGTTTGTCGATCGCGGCATCGGTTTTCCGCAGAAGGCGGAAGCCTTCGCCAGCCAGCTGGCCGAGGTGGCCCGGCAGTGTTTCGCCATTTTCGGCTCTTTCCCCTTCAGCGATTACACCTTCATCATGAGCCTCAACCCCGACGCGGAATGGGGGCTGGAGCATCTGACCAGTACCATGTGCGGACTGGGACCCAGTGTCTTCATTCTGCCGGACCAGACGGCGCATGGCGTGCGGGTCTGCGCCCACGAGATGTTCCATGCCTGGAACGTGCGCCGCCTGCGTCCCGCGCCGCTCAAGGATCTGCAGCACCAGCTTTCCTGCGGCTGCTTCACCGAGGGGCTGTGGGTGGCCGAGGGCTTTACCCGCTATTACGAGTATCTGCTCAGCACCCGCGCCGGCGCCTATACGCCCGGACAGTTCTTCAGCGCCGTGATGGGCTATTACAACCATCTCACCGTGCAGCCGGCCTATCAGCGGGTCAGCGGGGTGGATTCCTCGCTGGCCACCTATCTGAACCACAGCAAGTATGCGGGTCGGGTCAACAATTCCATTGATTACTACGATAAGGGCATGCTGATTGCCTTCGAGGCCGATGTCGCGCTGCGCCTGCGGGCCGGCAGCTCCCTCGACGAGGCGTTTTCCGCCTTCTATCGGGAGTATGTCGACGGTGGCCCCGGCTATCCGGGCTACACCACCGGGGACGTGATTGCCTTCTTCGAGAGCCGGTTGCCCGGTCTGGGGGCGCAGATGGAGGCGGGGGCGGCCCACCCGGGCGGGCTTGCGGTGCCGCGTTTCCTGGAAAATCTGGGCTTCAGGCTGGAGGCCACGCCCGGCAACTATCTGGGGCTGGTGTTCCTCAATGACCTCGGGCCCACAATCTACAACGTGGCCGATACCAGCCCGGCCGGGCAGAGCGGCATTGCCGCCGGCGATGAAATCACTGCCATTGACGGCTATGCCTTCAGCGGCGACGCCCTGAAATGGGTGGCGGCGCAAACCGCGCCGGTGACGCTGACCGTGCGGCGCGGGCATCGCCTGCTGTCCTTTACCCTTGCCCCGGTCCCGCTGGAGCCCGTCCTGTTTACCTCGATGCGCTGGCAGGGCAGTGCCGGGCAGGCTGCACAGATCGCCAGCTGGCTGGGGCAGGCGTTCGACCCCGGTCAGGGCGAGCTGTTCAGCTTCGACTTCTACGAAAACTTCCACGGCATCGAAACCATGATCTGA
- a CDS encoding pyridoxal phosphate-dependent aminotransferase encodes MSLTHNLSLRHLTDAEERVAHYRSVAAPDAVNLSTAENVLLFDFYQAHLFDAARPFTAGDLRYPPKFYGSDAFRSSWAGFLNQAWGHGDLLTAQDVFAVGGTSAALECLAFILGTPGDVAISPAPLWYGFPWSFAQRPRVSFVPFDLLEKGIDKFELTLEDVKRACLSVQPQPKFLVLTNPRNPLGGNYSPETLNAIYKWVLEETRMHIISDEIYFFSQVGGGEPFVPAFALDAVREAGEDGRERVHAVWGLAKDFGMSGFKVGFVISRNQKVHALMSGDASLRTMAWFTPFDSLKYRTLAPLFLDGDGLPDPALAQQAMQLYAGPEASSLLRTQYAATREALASARLKFLDHNSSAIFFWLDLREFLDRVPPPDGSEHQALHKALHPDIDPREERLSEYITASSGVSLIPGQECFSREPGFFRMCYTAEPKDRVVKGIERMGRSLHALLTPQRVSA; translated from the coding sequence ATGTCCTTGACACACAACCTGTCCCTGCGCCACCTGACCGATGCGGAAGAGCGCGTTGCGCACTACCGCAGCGTTGCCGCCCCCGATGCGGTAAACCTGTCGACTGCCGAGAATGTCCTGCTGTTCGATTTCTACCAGGCGCATCTCTTTGACGCAGCCAGACCCTTTACCGCGGGAGATCTGCGCTATCCGCCAAAGTTCTATGGCAGCGATGCCTTTCGCTCCAGCTGGGCCGGTTTTCTCAACCAGGCCTGGGGCCATGGCGATCTGCTGACTGCCCAGGACGTGTTTGCGGTGGGGGGCACTTCGGCGGCGCTGGAATGCCTGGCCTTCATTCTGGGCACGCCGGGCGATGTCGCCATTTCGCCCGCACCGCTCTGGTACGGCTTTCCCTGGAGTTTTGCCCAGCGGCCGCGCGTCAGCTTCGTGCCATTCGATCTGCTGGAGAAGGGCATCGACAAGTTCGAGCTCACGCTGGAGGACGTGAAGCGGGCCTGTCTCTCGGTGCAGCCGCAGCCGAAGTTCCTGGTGCTGACCAACCCCAGAAACCCGCTGGGTGGCAACTATTCCCCGGAAACGCTGAACGCCATCTACAAGTGGGTCCTGGAAGAAACCCGGATGCACATCATCTCCGACGAGATTTACTTTTTCTCGCAGGTGGGAGGCGGCGAACCTTTCGTGCCGGCCTTTGCCCTCGACGCCGTGCGCGAGGCCGGCGAGGACGGGCGGGAGCGGGTGCACGCCGTCTGGGGGCTGGCCAAGGATTTCGGCATGTCGGGCTTCAAGGTGGGCTTCGTGATCTCGCGCAATCAGAAGGTGCATGCCCTGATGTCGGGCGATGCCTCCTTGCGCACCATGGCCTGGTTCACTCCTTTCGATTCGCTCAAATACCGCACCCTGGCCCCGCTGTTCCTCGACGGGGACGGTCTGCCCGATCCCGCGCTGGCGCAGCAAGCCATGCAGCTCTACGCCGGACCGGAAGCCTCGTCGCTGCTCAGGACCCAGTATGCCGCCACCCGCGAGGCCCTGGCTTCGGCACGGCTGAAATTCCTTGACCACAACAGCAGTGCCATCTTCTTCTGGCTCGATCTGCGGGAATTTCTCGACCGTGTACCGCCACCCGACGGCAGCGAGCACCAGGCGCTGCACAAAGCGCTGCACCCCGACATCGACCCGCGAGAGGAACGCCTGTCGGAATACATTACGGCCAGTTCCGGTGTCTCCCTGATCCCCGGGCAGGAATGCTTCAGCCGCGAGCCCGGCTTCTTCCGCATGTGCTACACCGCGGAACCGAAGGACCGGGTGGTGAAAGGAATCGAGCGCATGGGTCGCTCGCTGCATGCCCTGCTCACGCCGCAACGGGTGAGTGCCTGA
- a CDS encoding L-serine ammonia-lyase, iron-sulfur-dependent, subunit alpha yields MTVQTDFIKFSVCDLLKKGIGSSSSHTLAPWRSAMACYDALATGGWLADLEAVSVTLYGSLAFVGRGHYTTIAIPLGLLGKDVMTFDVSSQLKATLGIPSITDIAQLSSLAYPGGPTVAYQLIFDTREDTDKEKMVFRFTYRDGAPASGRPDELTYYSYGGGSYGTAPVMQPLYQALTSLPVEYVDAATLVAAAPGDLCEAIMQNEEAFAQYRKAHPDPAQPGLPTDRAGVVAYLQDIGLQMGTLIYDGVTYADDDDCYKVMFATPRAKTLYRNLIGDRADTSTQEAFFRSLRRLSRDFSFEQQLDLVSLFALAVSEQNGALKHVVTAPTNGSCGTVPAVLYHYIVTQADEDEIDWLFGRTPGTALNGILRFLIIASTVGGIVKSNANISGGVGGCQAEVGTSGAMAAGGLAHLLGGNNNIITFNAAEASLEDQLGSTCDPVGGLVELPCIDRNLSAAIVAVTVAQAMAKLGTAFVSDIPFDKAVTAMQQISENMNDQYKETSTGGLALVMQDEVKARRPDLFPPTRELCTARSHMRISLSRTTC; encoded by the coding sequence ATGACTGTACAGACAGACTTCATCAAATTCAGCGTTTGCGATCTTCTGAAAAAGGGCATCGGCTCGTCCAGCTCCCATACCCTGGCGCCCTGGCGCTCCGCCATGGCCTGTTACGACGCCCTGGCAACGGGCGGCTGGCTGGCGGATCTGGAGGCGGTTTCCGTCACCCTTTACGGCTCGCTGGCCTTTGTCGGGCGCGGGCACTACACCACCATCGCCATTCCGCTCGGGCTGCTGGGCAAGGACGTGATGACCTTCGACGTCAGCTCCCAGCTGAAGGCGACGCTGGGCATTCCCTCCATCACCGATATCGCCCAGCTCTCCAGCCTTGCCTATCCGGGCGGCCCGACCGTGGCCTATCAGCTGATCTTCGATACCCGGGAAGACACGGACAAGGAAAAGATGGTCTTCCGCTTTACCTACCGGGATGGCGCGCCGGCGAGCGGCCGGCCCGATGAACTGACCTACTATTCCTACGGCGGCGGCTCTTATGGCACCGCCCCGGTGATGCAGCCGCTCTATCAGGCACTGACCAGCCTGCCGGTGGAATACGTTGATGCCGCCACCCTGGTGGCCGCCGCGCCCGGCGACCTGTGCGAAGCCATCATGCAGAACGAGGAGGCCTTCGCCCAATACCGCAAGGCGCATCCCGACCCGGCCCAGCCCGGCCTGCCGACCGACCGGGCCGGCGTGGTTGCCTATCTGCAGGATATTGGTCTGCAGATGGGCACGCTGATCTACGATGGCGTTACCTACGCCGACGACGATGACTGCTACAAGGTGATGTTCGCCACCCCGCGGGCGAAGACGCTCTACCGGAATCTCATTGGCGATCGGGCCGATACCAGTACGCAGGAAGCTTTTTTCCGCAGCCTGCGCCGGCTGTCCAGGGATTTCAGCTTCGAGCAGCAGCTCGATCTGGTGAGCCTGTTCGCACTGGCGGTGTCCGAGCAGAACGGGGCACTCAAGCACGTGGTGACGGCCCCCACCAACGGCTCCTGTGGCACGGTGCCCGCCGTTCTCTACCATTACATCGTCACCCAGGCGGACGAGGACGAGATCGACTGGCTGTTCGGCCGGACTCCGGGCACGGCACTGAACGGCATCCTGCGTTTCCTCATTATCGCCAGTACCGTGGGCGGCATCGTCAAGAGCAATGCCAATATCTCGGGCGGGGTGGGCGGCTGTCAGGCCGAAGTGGGAACGTCGGGCGCCATGGCTGCCGGTGGCCTCGCCCATCTGCTGGGCGGGAACAACAACATCATCACCTTCAATGCGGCCGAGGCTTCGCTCGAGGACCAGCTGGGGTCGACCTGTGACCCCGTGGGCGGGCTGGTGGAACTGCCGTGCATCGATCGCAACCTGAGTGCGGCCATCGTCGCCGTGACCGTGGCCCAGGCAATGGCGAAGCTGGGAACGGCCTTCGTGTCCGACATTCCCTTCGACAAGGCGGTGACGGCCATGCAGCAGATCTCGGAGAACATGAACGACCAGTACAAGGAAACCTCGACCGGCGGCCTTGCCCTGGTGATGCAGGACGAGGTCAAGGCCAGGCGCCCCGATCTGTTCCCGCCGACCCGGGAACTGTGCACGGCCCGTTCGCACATGCGGATCTCCCTGTCCCGTACCACCTGCTGA
- a CDS encoding thiamine pyrophosphate-binding protein, translating into MLKSFLMSGASQKREFDPVSQAGQPLRSLLAAATGSTETIASYLNKRLVEIGCKYVQAIPGDYIAPWVETLDDPGINEGLVRVHPNNEMLATYAADGYGRALSGQTVGCVAFTYGVGSLNAVQAMAGAYVENVPLVMINGTPSQAQFNSQRDQGVLWHHMFDGAHTDLRVLREVTAMAVSLDNPATAPDLIDAALTTCITESRPVYIEMAVGLQAYPCVAVDGRPPLRPSPLPQNAVSLLSAVNMVLASLQNAKKLVVIGGVEIARGGLQAQFVELLKALKAPYLSDLLGKSILSEYREDVQFSGVYNGRNSQQNVQDLVRSADMIFMLGVRETDFNFSGVASADYSPNSAAGLPLPLIGQIEARLGAVMINSFASPETEGELYWGDIQLGPFMEALTAAVKGLQPDGQLNGVATFPRLQGSPWEIPAPNTYPAGDQITWDSFKSLLHHQFLTALPEDQAPILLADTGLTFYSLNNVKVPESGYIAQLAWGAIGYAPGAVSGVKLALETRGIKRRVIAVCGDGAFAESANALGQLAELGQDCVVFVMANGVFAIEQFLVNVQAYATPPTVKFVDLAQVQQTSLWDWPSLARGFGGVGYEVVSNQQLQDVLATLRTSTPPPALPHGPCTGGTPGDGCPQFEHGGARPPSPSTFTLVAVRNVGRDLPSNTRWKLK; encoded by the coding sequence ATGCTCAAAAGCTTTCTGATGTCCGGCGCCAGCCAGAAGCGGGAATTCGACCCCGTGTCCCAGGCTGGCCAACCGCTGCGCTCCCTCCTGGCTGCCGCCACCGGCAGCACGGAAACCATCGCCAGCTATCTCAACAAGCGGCTGGTGGAAATCGGCTGCAAATATGTGCAGGCCATTCCCGGCGACTATATCGCCCCCTGGGTGGAGACCCTCGATGACCCCGGCATCAATGAGGGTCTGGTGCGGGTGCACCCGAACAACGAAATGCTCGCCACCTATGCCGCCGATGGCTATGGCCGCGCACTGAGCGGACAGACGGTGGGCTGTGTGGCCTTCACCTACGGCGTGGGCTCGCTGAACGCCGTGCAGGCCATGGCCGGTGCCTATGTCGAGAACGTGCCGCTGGTAATGATCAACGGCACCCCGTCCCAGGCCCAGTTCAATTCGCAGCGCGACCAGGGGGTGCTGTGGCATCACATGTTCGATGGTGCGCACACCGATCTGCGCGTCCTGCGGGAAGTGACGGCCATGGCGGTGAGCCTCGACAACCCGGCCACGGCGCCCGATCTGATCGATGCCGCGCTCACCACCTGCATTACCGAAAGTCGTCCGGTCTATATCGAGATGGCGGTGGGGCTCCAGGCCTATCCCTGCGTGGCCGTGGACGGCCGCCCGCCGTTGCGTCCCTCGCCGCTGCCGCAAAACGCCGTCTCGCTGCTCAGTGCGGTGAACATGGTGCTGGCCTCGCTCCAGAATGCGAAGAAGCTGGTGGTGATCGGCGGCGTGGAAATCGCGCGCGGCGGGCTGCAGGCGCAGTTTGTCGAGCTGCTGAAAGCCCTGAAAGCCCCCTATCTGTCGGACCTGCTGGGCAAGAGCATCCTCAGCGAATACCGTGAAGACGTGCAGTTCTCGGGCGTCTACAACGGCCGCAACTCACAGCAGAACGTGCAGGACCTGGTGCGCTCGGCGGACATGATTTTCATGCTTGGCGTGCGCGAGACCGACTTCAACTTCTCGGGGGTGGCCTCGGCCGATTACAGTCCCAATTCGGCGGCCGGTCTGCCGCTGCCGCTGATTGGCCAGATCGAGGCCCGTCTGGGCGCCGTGATGATCAACAGTTTCGCCAGCCCGGAGACCGAAGGCGAGCTCTACTGGGGCGATATCCAGCTCGGCCCGTTCATGGAGGCACTGACGGCGGCGGTAAAGGGGCTGCAGCCGGATGGCCAGCTCAATGGCGTGGCCACCTTCCCCCGCCTGCAGGGCAGCCCGTGGGAGATTCCCGCCCCCAATACCTATCCGGCCGGTGACCAGATTACCTGGGACAGCTTCAAGTCCCTGCTTCACCACCAGTTCCTGACGGCGCTGCCGGAAGACCAGGCGCCCATTCTGCTGGCCGATACCGGGCTGACTTTCTATTCGCTGAACAACGTGAAAGTTCCGGAGAGCGGCTATATCGCCCAGCTCGCCTGGGGGGCCATCGGCTATGCGCCGGGGGCCGTGAGCGGCGTCAAGCTGGCGCTGGAGACCAGGGGCATCAAGCGCCGGGTGATTGCCGTGTGCGGTGACGGGGCATTTGCCGAAAGCGCCAACGCCCTCGGCCAGCTGGCCGAGCTGGGGCAGGATTGCGTGGTGTTCGTGATGGCCAACGGGGTGTTCGCCATCGAGCAGTTCCTGGTCAATGTTCAGGCCTACGCCACCCCGCCCACGGTGAAGTTCGTCGACCTTGCCCAGGTGCAGCAAACCTCGCTGTGGGACTGGCCGAGCCTGGCCAGGGGGTTTGGCGGCGTGGGTTACGAAGTGGTGAGCAACCAGCAGCTTCAGGACGTACTGGCCACGCTGCGCACCAGCACGCCGCCGCCGGCGCTGCCGCACGGACCGTGCACCGGCGGTACTCCGGGCGATGGGTGTCCGCAATTCGAGCACGGCGGGGCCAGGCCGCCATCCCCCTCCACCTTCACGCTGGTGGCGGTCCGCAATGTGGGCCGTGACCTGCCTTCCAACACGCGCTGGAAGCTGAAGTAG
- a CDS encoding pyridoxal-phosphate-dependent aminotransferase family protein, with the protein MPRQALELFIPGPTWLRPETRQAALLPEFGHRDSQAREVVSSIFDNLRAIAELPDDYDIALVNGSGSTGMECALRSLVADDDRLLCVTVGVFGALFHSMAIGNGKQVERLDFEPGCSIDLDVLEHTLRNGRFNVVTLTHNESSTGVVSDIVGACRLIRAHGALPIVDGVSLFGGDHSRIADALPAVYATTTQKCLALPAGQAILFVHCDALDKAAQVSNRGYTSDLLKHVEFGRDRQIMTTPDTTLLNQMQVQLDTIVHAEGVLQRFARHRAMRATVRAWATARPDRFELFVADADASPSLTTVSIDPALDPAALKATMRERGYLIDTGHKKLNDILGAQSRRLLIRIPHMGDIGPAMLDRYLDALDSESAALRR; encoded by the coding sequence ATGCCCCGACAAGCACTCGAACTTTTCATCCCCGGCCCGACCTGGCTGCGTCCCGAAACCCGGCAGGCTGCCCTGCTGCCGGAATTCGGCCATCGCGACAGCCAGGCACGGGAGGTGGTGTCCTCCATTTTCGACAATCTGCGCGCCATCGCCGAATTGCCTGACGACTACGATATCGCGCTGGTCAACGGCAGTGGCAGCACCGGCATGGAGTGCGCGCTGCGCTCGCTGGTCGCCGACGACGACCGCCTGCTGTGCGTCACCGTCGGCGTTTTCGGCGCACTGTTCCATTCGATGGCGATCGGCAACGGCAAGCAGGTCGAACGGCTCGATTTCGAGCCCGGCTGCAGCATCGATCTGGACGTCCTTGAACACACACTGCGCAACGGTCGCTTCAATGTGGTCACGCTGACCCACAACGAGAGCTCGACCGGCGTGGTGTCCGATATCGTCGGCGCCTGCCGGCTGATCCGCGCCCATGGTGCGCTGCCGATCGTCGACGGCGTCAGCCTGTTCGGAGGCGACCACAGCCGCATCGCCGACGCCCTGCCGGCGGTCTATGCGACCACCACCCAGAAGTGTCTGGCGCTGCCGGCCGGCCAGGCCATCCTGTTCGTCCACTGCGACGCCCTGGACAAGGCGGCACAGGTCAGCAACCGCGGCTATACCAGCGACCTGCTGAAGCACGTCGAATTCGGCCGCGACCGGCAGATCATGACCACGCCGGATACCACGCTGCTGAACCAGATGCAGGTCCAGCTCGACACCATCGTCCATGCGGAAGGCGTACTGCAGCGCTTTGCCCGCCACCGGGCGATGCGGGCCACCGTGCGCGCCTGGGCCACCGCCCGCCCCGACCGGTTCGAGCTGTTCGTTGCCGACGCCGACGCCTCGCCCAGTCTGACCACGGTCAGCATCGACCCGGCGCTGGACCCGGCCGCCCTGAAAGCCACCATGCGCGAGCGCGGCTACCTGATCGACACCGGCCACAAGAAGCTGAACGACATCCTCGGAGCGCAGTCGCGCCGGCTGCTGATCCGCATTCCGCACATGGGCGATATCGGGCCAGCCATGCTTGACCGCTATCTGGACGCACTCGACAGCGAATCGGCCGCGCTGCGGCGCTGA
- a CDS encoding DnaJ C-terminal domain-containing protein, with the protein MQFKDYYQILGVDRTATADEIKKAFRRMARKYHPDLSREPEAEERMKEVNEAYAVLADAEKRVAYDQLGQGYQPGQDFRPPPDWDSGFEFSTHGFSPGEAAEFSDFFADLFGRMGDRHHGGHGRGAAGPVHGDDHRAKVLLDLEDAFTCPTRQISLRIPQLDSQGHVGVGTRTLSVKIPKGVCEGQMIRLAGQGAPGSGGAPAGDLLLEVHFKPHPRFRTDGRNLHLDLPVTPWEAALGAVVTVDLPPGSLRVRVPEGAQGGRRLRVRGRGIPGEPPGDLLLDIRIVVPPADTPRARELYETMARDLAFDPRQQGRE; encoded by the coding sequence ATGCAATTCAAGGATTACTACCAGATATTGGGTGTAGATCGCACCGCGACGGCGGATGAGATCAAGAAAGCCTTCCGGCGCATGGCGCGCAAATACCATCCTGACCTGTCCCGGGAGCCGGAAGCCGAAGAGCGGATGAAGGAAGTCAACGAGGCCTATGCGGTGCTGGCGGATGCCGAAAAACGCGTCGCCTACGACCAGTTGGGCCAGGGCTATCAGCCGGGTCAGGATTTCCGTCCCCCGCCGGACTGGGACAGCGGTTTCGAGTTCTCCACGCATGGTTTTTCACCGGGAGAAGCGGCGGAATTTTCTGACTTCTTTGCCGACCTGTTCGGTCGGATGGGTGACCGCCATCACGGGGGGCATGGCCGTGGTGCAGCCGGCCCCGTGCATGGCGACGACCACCGGGCCAAGGTGCTGCTGGATCTGGAGGATGCCTTTACCTGCCCGACGCGGCAGATTTCACTGCGCATTCCGCAACTCGACAGCCAGGGACATGTCGGGGTGGGAACGCGCACGCTGAGCGTGAAAATCCCGAAAGGGGTGTGCGAGGGGCAGATGATCCGGCTGGCCGGCCAGGGGGCCCCGGGGTCGGGCGGGGCGCCGGCTGGCGACCTGCTGCTGGAAGTCCACTTCAAGCCGCACCCGCGTTTTCGTACCGACGGCCGCAACCTGCATCTGGATTTGCCGGTCACGCCGTGGGAAGCGGCGCTGGGTGCCGTCGTGACCGTGGACCTGCCGCCGGGCAGCCTTCGGGTCCGCGTGCCGGAGGGCGCGCAGGGAGGGCGCCGGTTGCGGGTACGCGGACGCGGCATTCCCGGCGAGCCGCCGGGCGATCTGCTGCTGGATATCCGGATAGTGGTGCCGCCTGCCGATACGCCGCGGGCAAGGGAACTGTACGAGACCATGGCGCGGGATCTGGCTTTCGATCCGCGGCAGCAGGGGAGGGAGTGA
- a CDS encoding alpha/beta fold hydrolase: protein MAQEIRIDTPQGRLFVRRWGERGAKAPIVLFHDSLGCVALWRDFPDRLSQASGRQVIAYDRLGFGCSDPHPGLLDRHFVREEAGQVFPALCGQLGIEHFIAFGHSVGGAMAVSCAARFPAQCQGVVTESAQAFVEERTLAGIRHARQTFADEAQFDRLRKYHGDKAQWVLDAWVDTWLAPDFLHWNLDEELPRVHCPLLAIHGEHDEYGSLRHPERIRTLSSGPAVAEIVPACGHVPHRQQENVVIDAVGRFLGPLAGQDGKVAAI from the coding sequence ATGGCACAGGAAATCCGGATCGATACACCGCAAGGTCGCTTGTTTGTCCGCCGTTGGGGGGAGCGCGGCGCGAAGGCGCCGATTGTGCTGTTTCACGACTCGCTGGGCTGCGTGGCACTGTGGCGGGACTTTCCGGACCGGCTGTCGCAGGCGAGCGGGCGTCAGGTGATTGCCTATGACCGGCTGGGATTCGGCTGCTCCGATCCGCATCCGGGCCTGCTGGACCGTCATTTCGTGCGGGAGGAGGCCGGCCAGGTGTTTCCGGCCCTGTGCGGGCAGCTGGGCATTGAGCACTTCATCGCATTCGGCCACAGCGTCGGCGGTGCGATGGCGGTCAGCTGTGCGGCGCGCTTTCCGGCACAGTGTCAGGGCGTGGTGACTGAATCGGCCCAGGCTTTTGTCGAAGAACGGACGCTGGCCGGCATCCGCCATGCCCGGCAGACTTTCGCGGACGAGGCGCAGTTTGACCGGCTCCGGAAATACCACGGCGACAAGGCGCAGTGGGTGCTCGACGCCTGGGTCGACACCTGGCTGGCTCCGGATTTTCTGCACTGGAATCTGGATGAGGAACTGCCGCGGGTGCATTGTCCGCTGCTGGCGATTCATGGCGAGCACGATGAATACGGCTCGCTGCGACATCCCGAGCGCATCCGCACGCTGAGCAGCGGCCCTGCCGTGGCCGAAATCGTGCCGGCCTGCGGTCATGTGCCGCATCGCCAGCAGGAAAACGTCGTGATTGATGCAGTCGGGCGCTTCCTCGGTCCGCTGGCCGGTCAGGATGGTAAAGTGGCAGCTATCTGA
- a CDS encoding Hsp20/alpha crystallin family protein, with protein MSLIKWDPFTELEEMSHRLNRLIGRPGLPASTGSEMLKIVDWTPSADISETETAYLIKAEIPGVNREDVSVTVEDGVLTIQGERKAEKEETGKKFHRIERSYGSFVRSFRLPQGVDDTAAKAEFKDGMLNITLPKSEQAKPRAVSIKVD; from the coding sequence ATGAGTTTGATCAAATGGGATCCATTCACCGAACTTGAGGAAATGTCGCATCGCCTGAATCGCCTGATCGGGCGCCCCGGTCTGCCGGCGTCCACCGGCAGCGAGATGCTGAAGATCGTCGACTGGACGCCGTCCGCCGATATCAGCGAAACGGAAACGGCCTATCTGATCAAGGCAGAAATCCCCGGCGTGAACAGGGAAGATGTCAGCGTCACGGTCGAGGACGGGGTGCTGACCATCCAGGGCGAGCGCAAGGCGGAAAAGGAAGAAACCGGCAAGAAGTTCCACCGCATCGAGCGGTCCTACGGCAGCTTCGTGCGCAGCTTCCGCCTGCCGCAGGGTGTCGACGACACGGCGGCAAAGGCCGAATTCAAGGACGGCATGCTGAACATCACGCTGCCCAAGTCCGAACAGGCCAAACCCAGAGCGGTCAGCATAAAAGTGGACTAG